The DNA window TTTGAAGTGTCAACATGAAAATACTTTGTAATCAATGTGTGCACTTAGTAACTAAAGCATAGACATATTAAGTAGCTTTATTCTTTGCAACTGAAGTACAGGAGAAAATGAATACTCACATCAACATGGTGGTGGAAGGCATTCAAACCCATATTCTTCCAATAAGAGGTTGTGTCTAACTCAACCTTGTATATTCCTGCTCCAAATTGTTCTTTAGTTGTAAGCTCGGGGAGACCTCCCTTGTCATTGGTTTGTCTGTGTGGTGGTAGAAGAACACACTTTTATATTTTGGTCAAAACTCGAGAAAGATGTAGTTTTTAGCAATTGAACTTGAGCGATGCCTAGCTTAAGTAATATGATGAATACTTCTATTGATCTGGAATGGCTTACGTCCATCTGTATTATGGATGCTTCAGAGCTTATCTTGGCATTGGCTACTTCCACAATGACCACAGCAGATGGCTGCCTGCCATGTCACTACTCTGCATGGTTTGGGAGTGAGCCAAAAACTGGCATTATTGTTCACAGACTCTTGGCAGAGTCTTGGAGTTAATTAAATGAACCTGCTCAGAGGGAAAACTTCACTGCTGTAAGCGATGTGAAAGCTCTATGATGCACTTACTGTACAACCAAGTAGGGTCAACTCTCCTGATTTTTCCATcgttttctttcttatttaaatgtattGAGTTGTTTTatcagtataaatattttttgcagttGGTTATTAGAAATTTGAGACCTGCTATTTGAAATGAATGACCTTAGGACAGCTAACAGTGTAGCCTTATGGAATTCCCTACAGTTTGTATTGGCCAGTTAGTTTTCCATCCTCAACAAACAgatgggtttgtttggtttgcagATGCTATCAGTGCTATCCAAAGCCCTACTACTGGCTTGAAGCTGTACATTTTTGAACCCATTTAGGGTTCCAGAAGCAATATTGCAATTATGCTGTCTTTCAGTCATGTCTCGTTGTTTGAAACCTATTCttgtgaaataaattttataataCTAGTTTTTTATTAGATAGGTTATCTGCAAATATCAGAGCTGCCAGCATCTGACTTTAGTAGCTACTACCGCTGTTTTGTGTTATAGCTGCCAGGTCTTTTTCTGAACATATTTGATTGAAATTGcgtgcagagggaaaaaataagtcATTGTCCATAGCATTACTTAGGATTTGTTCTTTAATGTAGCTTATAATTACAAAGTGATAGAACACCATTTGTATTTTACAAGATGCTCTGTAGTCAGTTATCAGAACGTTTTTATCCTTTCAGTTGTCACTATTTTTCTTTGTCGTAGATGGATCATTGCTAGATAACCGGTCACTTCTCTAATAAGCTTTCTCAGATAATACCAAATATGTCTTTAATTGTgaacatttatttcagaatcTCTTGCTAGCATTCAATTATTTACCAATTATTAAGGCTGGAGGGGTTGATTTAGTATTAGCATGACTGTTGCTTAGCTTATCTTGACATTACTTTGCTCTTTGTTTCAGATATTAAGGCTTCAGTCAACATCCAGCTGTTTAGATGAGTGTCTTCCTATAAAGTCTCTAAGGTCAAATTTGAAGATAAGTAAACTGAACACTCTCTTACTGGAAAATATCAAGCACTTCCAGTGACAGAATATGTGTGAAGTTGTCTTCTCACTTGAGGGGTGTGAGGCAATTTAAGTAGGACAACGTAAATAGATTGCTTTCCCCACCTTGTACAATTAATTATGTGTGGCCTTCACTGTAGCTATATTTTTCAAGGACGCATATAGGAGCAGTGTTGCGTCTGCCAGCCCACTGCTCCATGACACCAGAGAACCACTTATGTACAGTTTCTTATGGAATTTCTAGAAATGCATCTGAGTCTGGGATCCCACTTTTGAAATTCCTGTGCTATGCCAGCTTTAGCCCTTAGGAGCcctttctcactttttttccccctgtgaaATAGACTGTTAACATACCTGGAAAGGTCTCTATTGAGACTTTACAACTATCTTGATGAGGTAAGTGTGGAAGTGGAATATTGCTTGTTGAATAAAGAATGTTCATTCTGTGTATCCCCTAAgaatttttccagtttcatttcagattatacttgaaatgaaaattgcttttgagTTTTTAAAGTGTTAATATATACACTTGAAATTCTGcaattaaattcttttaaggACATGGCAGTATTTAAGTATCTGGAAttctttttgttatttgagATGTAATTGCTTCTTTGTGGGGGAGGAGGTGAGAAAGCTTTATCCCCAAATGTTCTCCTTTTGTCCGAGTCCTTTGTCTTGAAGTAAAGAAGACTATCAAATATGATGTGGGAAATGttcaaaacagtttctttttaaagctgtgaTGTTGTATGAAGTGCAAATCCAtttagaaagaaggaaaacaggcagGATTTCCAACCATAGTCTTGGTTTCAAACTATAAGTAATATAAACCTTTGTaatgaaatggaagaagaaGCAATGATAGAATTAAAGGGTTGTTTACTTCCTTGTGCTCATAGGAATTATAAAGCATTATAAACCCATTTTGGTAGTTGAAGCTGTAGTACATTTAAAAGGCAGTCTGCAGCAAATTAATTCGGTAGTACATAATCTTTCCTCTGAGCAAAAAAGACATCTCATGTTAAGAGAATGTGGAACTGGTCTTTCAACTATTTTGCGTCTTCCCACCGCCTTTCCTGTCTTTCACTCATTATTTTAGTATGACTTACTTTGAATTTAACAGTTCCCAAGATCCATCTGCAGCTTCTTTATATAACTTAACTGGAACATTTGGAGCTGGAGTTCCTCGGAGTGAATCCAGAACTCTTATGTAAAGAGGATGCTTGGAGTCAGGAGAGTCCTTCAAtaggaaaagagaatttttatgTTGCAAGAAGGGTATGCGATGGTGCATCGTAAAGCAGTAATGAGTATTATTCTTCAGATCTACAGCAGAGACCATATTTTTCACAACAAGATCACTGTATACTGCAGAAACATAACCTGAATCCTTCTGGGGACTGGATATGGTGGAGCCAGGGAGGAAGATGTCAGGAGCTGTTGTGCGTGTAGCCATGTACACCAGGGAGGCACTGCGACTGTGAgatacatttctgttttctctttggcaTAGCTTACCTATACATCATCTCTAGCATGAAGTTGTAACTAAACTGTGGCCTCAACAGGAAATAAGCCATCAAAGGTAGGAGGACTGTTTAAAAATCTGCCAAGTCTTCCTCTGTATTTTGAAGAGGCAATTTGAGCACAGCTTTCTGGAGTTGAGATACCTCTGATATCTTGTTGCCATTTTCTTAATTCTGCTGTAAACTTGGTAAGCACCACATACAGACTCTTCCCTAACAGCATGTTGAATCAGATTTGTCAGCCCTAGCAGCTATACAGGGATAGGAGAGGAAAACCTTCGTTCAAAGATGGCATGTTTCACTCCCAACGTGTTCATCACAAGTAGTGATTATGCCCTGATGTTTTAGCTATTCAAAGATAGAGTTGAATCAGGGCTTTGACCTTCCATTACCTGATTCTACAgatgaaaagtgagaaaatagaGCTTTGTAGAAGGTGCTAATCAGGGATGGTCTCAAAATAGCAGTCACTGATATCCATGTAATCGTTGCAAAATGAATCGTGATGTAGATTGTTAAAAACTAAGAGCCCTCTCTTTTACCCCCTCTTACAATCTGGGATGTACTGAACATCCCATTGGCCTGTATTCCTGCCCTGTATCCCACTAATGTATCAGCATATATCTATAGTGCCTGTATGCCTAGACTCCTCACACTCCCTTTCTGGAATGCAGGGACTCACTAGTGTTTCTTGTGAGACCTTGGCAAGGAGGGCTGCACTGCTACCACTAATTTTCTTGGCTTTCACACCCTGGGAGCTCAATGAAAGTCTTAATTCCTCAACAAGCTTGGTCATGTATTAATTTTCGCAAAGATCAGAACTTGAGAGGAAACATCACTAGTTGACAAGAGAGAGACGAGGCTGTTGTAGGAGAATTTCAAACTGAGGCATCTGTGTTGCTAGCTTAATTTGCTGGAATAAATGAGCCCTCTGGAAGAAGATCTTGACTTTGGCTCTGTTCTTTCCTTGCCTCAATGAGTCTTGAGATCCCTTTTTGCTTACATCAGGTTGAGCTGTATTAGATAGAGCAGTAAGGCAGAAGTCTAGAGAAGGCCTTTCTGCAACAGTCTCGCAACTGGAAATGACATCCCTCACGACACAGCTTGCTCATCATGTTCTGAAGGTTATTAGTTACTTTTCAACAGGCTCGAGGTTTTTCGTGTAGTGAATATGatagtttttcccttttttgtttttcattgggTTTTGTATAGTTGCTATGTCTAATGACAAGTGCTACTTCTGTAACCATAAAGTCCTCTCGCTAGTCACTAGAGAAGGGAGAACcagaaaagagcagcagcagagaactaCAGTCAGTATATACtatgaaatcaaaataattgtaataaaatagaatattctatttttttgcctgtactgattaaagtaaaatgaaaaaactgtGTCTACATCATTAGAAGGACTTAAATCCTGAGACACTTACCGGTGATGAAGCTTCAGAGCAAAATGTCAGGCCAGctaagaaaacaagaaatacagaagaaaaagccattttgCCTACCACTAGGAAGTCTCAGGGCCGCTGATGGGATCTCTGATTTTTATATCAAAGCCTCTAAAATGAAGTTACTTATCAGAAAACCCATATGACTTGAAACATGCAGATTCATATTGTTTACTTAGTaaacaatgagaaaataagTAACCCATACAAACATGAACCTTGTCTGCAAACATAAGTCTGTTCTATCCTTGGTTGTGGAAATACTGTGAATATTGCCTAGTTCAACTATAGTGATCAGTGTTTTTGGAAACAGTGTCTATTCTggtatatttttctctttttttattgagGAATAGTGCTGTATTGATCTCATATAGTTGAGGGAAACACAAATTTTGTGTCAACTTAgcaatttcacagaatcacagaatatggtGAGTTGGACGGGACCAACAAGaatcattaagtccaaccctcacaccatgtgcctgagagtatcatccagaCACTCCTAGAACTCTagcaggcttggtgctgtgaccctggggagcctgtttcaaTGCCCAACTACCCTCTCGGTGAAGAACCttcttctaatatccaacctaaacctcccctgatacaacttcaggccattcccgtgggtcctgtcactggtcaccacagagaagagatcagtgcctttcccttctcttcccctcataAGGAAGTAGTAGAgtgcgatgaggtctcccctcagtctcctccaggctgaacagaccaagtgacctcagctgctcctcgtatggcttcctctcaaggcccttcaccatctttgttgccctcctttgaacactctgttatagcttaatatctttcttatcttgtggtgccccaaactgcacacaatattcaaggtgaggccgcaccagtgcagagcaaagtgggacaatcccctccctcaactggctggcgatgctttgcctgatgacCCCCAGGAAACAGttggccttcctggctgccagggcactgctgactcatatccagcttgccatcaaccaggacccccaggtcactttctgtggcactgctttccagcctctcattccccagtctgtatgtacatgtggggttgccccatcccaggtgcagaatccaacactttcccttgttgaacttcatatggttggtgattgcccagtcctctaaattgtcaaggtctctctgcagggcctccctgccttcgagggaggcaacagctcctcccagttttgtgtcatctgcaaacttgcttagtatgCCTTCCAATCCTgtgtccaagtaatttatgGAGAGGCTGAAGAGGACAGGGGCtgagatggagccctgcagaaccccactagtgacgGGTTACCAgcctgatgttaccccattcactattaccctctgttTCAGTGAGAAATTATCTGTGTTTATGGTTTGGCTTAACTGAGTCTCCCATATTTACCTATTAAGAGATTTCTTTCTGTGGTGGCCTTCTTCCCACCTCTAGTGAAAGGTAAGTGGGTAGTGTCTGGGCTATCTAGTTATTTTGCATCCCCCatggaggaaaaatatgttGGTTTCCAGCATTATACCTAGATACCTACACAACCATTTCTGAAGCACAGTTAAACTGTTTTAAGTCCTATCACTTTATTTGTCCCTTAGGTCACTAAAAGTTCAGGACCTTCCCTGTACAACTGCAAGTCAGTTCCTCTCAGGAATATCTGCTTCATTTTAGGGAAATATTACTTCTTGAAATTAAACTTTGTCTTTCTTTGATCTTTGGTTAGACACATATACGTATACATACACACTTACTAGGTTTATCCTGTCATCAGATGGATGACTACAcacagtatttgttttattttgttttggtttttgatgACTACACCTATATGAACATATTTAGGTCCTATTTTGAGGGCTTGACATAGCCTGCTGCAAATCCAGCCTACTGGTTTTCAAGCTCCAGGAACATCAGGATCCTGTGAAATCTCCATGCTTCAAGATGGGTGCTGTTTTGAAACTATTTGTACTGTTTACAAGTGTTATGTAATTATGGTAGTGTCCAGAAATCCGGGGAAAAAGCAACCAAATAATGAAATGTTAAAGGTAAGCTTTTGTAACTTGTGAATTCACTTGGTATGCCAACATCCCAGCAAGCTCTGGATGTAGGGGTAAACTCCAAGGTCAGTGGCTAATGAGTGGTCATCGTGATTTCAGTATCTTTCTCTGTAATTTGTGTAATGCATTTAAAACCCAGTTCCTCTGCTTCaggatattttaaatacaatagGCCATGAATCTACAGAAATCACTGCTAAAGCTCTCAAAGTCTTTGGTCAGTTTATCAGCAACATTATTTGAATTACAGTCACTCTACagctttttcctatttctgaaaatatgaaGAGAATATTAAAATGATGCTTCTATTTTAGGACTTCTTTTTATTGATGGCTAGAGATTTGACTTGTTAGAGATTTAATTGGAATGCACCAGAGTAGGATAGCCCACTGGGTTGTATCAAATAATCACTTTAATATCAAAGCTGTTAGAAACAGTGCTAATTGAAATTACTTCAGAACTTCCTAGATTGACTGAGCAGCAAACTTTCCTCTTGAAACACCAGAGTATTGAGGTTTACGCGAAGTTTTAAATAAAGGTACACAGATTTTAACTCTTTCAGTTCTCTGGACATACATATTTGAACAGCTTCTCCATTGTTCTGCTGCTCGGAATTCAGAATTTCCCCTTTTTATCCAGTGACCTAGTTGAGAATGGGATCATCTCTTCCGTGTGTAAACTAGGAGTAGCATGGATGACTTTCTTATTTTGATGACATGTATTTGGTATATTTTTTAAGGTAGCACAACTCTGtaaatttcttattttgagCCAGTGTATTTGATGAGACTTTTTTAAGGTGGTGGAGGGAGGTAACAGAACTAAATCAAGTGCCATCTGTCATGtatttttcagatgttcttTGCACttcaatgcaaataaaaaaaataattatgatacCTTAGAACACAATAAAACTGCACCAATAGAGtcaaaactgttttaaagaagtaatattttattgACTTGTCTGAAGTTTGCCAggttacaaaatgaaaaaaaaatacaatctaATGTAGCAAAACATTATGCGTTAGCAGTAGGAAAACCCTTCCTCCTAAAAGCCTATGATAGTTCTAGTGGAGGAGAGTTTTTGTGTAAGGACAATACATGGTTTATTCCTGGGGATCAGTGACAACAGCAGTGGTTGAATAGGAGAAAGGACTGAGGAGAGCAGCAATGGTATAGTGGCGGTGACCGGAATCATTAGCAGTGAAGAccacctggaaaagagaaaacttgtGATCAGGATGAACTACAGATGTTCAAAACTACCATATTAAGAACAAAGAAGCACACGCCATTTCATCTACAGAGAAGTTTGCCAGTTCTGTTCAGTGATTTTACCTTTCTGAAGGGTAATGCTCCCTGTTACTTTGTGACGCTTGCTGAGGACTGAGAAATTTCTGAGATTTGGACCGAGGTCCACAAAgagccttggctgcagtgaaGCTAGGTGGAGATACCTACAGCTGAGCCAGGCAACTACTTTGTGGATGTGGAGAGGGAGAATGAGGGGGAGGTATCTCAAGTGACCAATAAGAAAGACTGGGGTGAAATTCCGCCTGGTGAATTTAAATAGAACCTCTGTGTGAGGTGTCCAAGCAAGGTACAAGTTGGAGCCCAAAGCTGCTTTCTGTACTTCAGTGCCCCCTCCTGTTTTTAGCACTACTGGTGATGGGTCAGTTCTTGCATTGAGAACTGAATGACTGGACTTGccagaacaaagagaaaacccTTGCCCTAAGGCAATTCTAATTTGCTGCTCTCCAAATCAGTCCCTTGGAGCTTGGAACACCCAGTTGCCAGGAAAATGTCATCACCTGGGTCAAGCTCAAGCTTTCTTTGGCTCTCATTAGCCTATTATTTGATCTATTTTCTAAACCATGATGTACTTTCTACAAGAGGACTAGCGAGTTTTCTCCTACGTCCCAGTCCTGACAAAGTCTAAGCTCCTGGGATGTGAGGACCATAGGCTTCAGTTACCTTGTACGCAGACACAGAGTTACTGAACTCTACACACTTCCCAGGCTAGTTTGCTGACCTGTAGGGTATTATGTTAAGGAAAATCTTATTCAACAGCCTGGCTGGAACAGTCTCAACCTGGCACTTTTAAGCACCTTATGAGGCAAAGCAGTTACAACTTTCAGACACCCAAATGGTTAGGGAATATTTTTGAGGTTTGTTTATTTGACCTAAATCACCCAAACTGCACCTCAGACTTTTATGGACCTGGGCCTCAGTCCttagttttaattttcctcagaGCTTCATAAACTTGTGGTTTAAAATGTTCTACAACACTACCAGTAGCTATTCCAGACTACTTAAATTGGGGAAACTCAAGTTTAATGACAGATTAAGCCGCAAgaatttaaacagatttttggAAGTGCTATGTAAATGTAGTAGAATAGAgcacaaaataaatgtgtagGTCTGAAAGCAAAAGGAGGGACAGGACATGATTATATTGCTGGCCTGCTTATGAAATATGAGTATGATGAAATAACtaacttttcctttcccactatgcttatttctttatatttttatgctttctttttttttaattgcatattttAGTACtgaacattattaaaaaaatgacgCACCAGAAagaattggggtttttttcccataacTACAGGTCtgtaccttttttattttcttgtttgctttgatAAATCCTGTCTGCTTTTGAATAATGTAGCTCTTTTTGAACAAAGATCCCTACTGGTGTGACTGGGTTAACGGGCACAGCTCCACTTTGGAAAAGCTGTATCAGTATTTGCAGGGAAGTTGGCTACTTCCTTTGGCTGAGTTTTTACTTAGTTTTTACTGCCTTTATTTGTCCAGTGTTGTGTGGCAGCAAACCATTTCACTGAATGATGCTGCTCCTTTTGTATTAAAGGACTGTATTTGTTCTTTCCAGCTGATTCCGCTACACAGTCAGTGTATACAGGTTATTAAGTATATTTGCAACTACTTACATCAGCGTATTCATGGAACGGAGAAAGCCCAAGCCCCTTCCAGTAAGAGCTGGTGTCAAACTTAACCATGTATATTCCTTCTACAAACTGTTCTTCTGTTGTGAGCTCATGGATTTCCCCATACTCAGTAGTTTTCCTGCAATGATAAAAtatctgtataaatattttatacttttatttagATGCTATTCAGAAACAGTCAATGTGCAATCTTAAATAGCAAATGTGCCAAATTCTGCATTGATTCCCTCCTTCTACATAGTGTATGTTTCCATATTGCAGAGTCTGCCATTGCTACCAACTCATCCATCTACATTACAAATCAAAACTGCCTGGTTTAAGGTCCCTCTTTTACTAACATGTACCAAGTGCcctctgaaacaaaatgttagAGTCTTAGGAAGAGGATTGTCATGATGAGAGGCAAGATGCCAAATCTCAAAATATAAttaaggagaaaagagaaattttagtGGAAAGTTATTCTGTTCTCTAGTTATTAGCACTGAGGCTATAAGTTGTATGCTTATACACTGATGTGATTTTATGTGACCCTGAGTGGTAGTGTcttgaaaaagcaatttaacaTCAcaagattttattaatttgaattaTAATGCCTTGGTTGAAGAGCAAGGGCCTTTTCCACGGGGTACCATATAAATGAGGAATTCCCAGCTCAGAGATTATGTACTCATCTCATAACAAAAAACTGTGGGGGAAGGAAGTCCAGGAGTAAGAGGGAAGTATAGCTGGCATTGTACACtacttgttttaaaaggaagattttcAAGATTTGTATGacagctttttaaatatttacatacgTAGCTCCTAAACACTGTttatctcttttctgtttttccagggttttttaacctttgtttgtttgtttgtttttgttggggtcttttttctgctggaaatatttatttgatatttataGCATTTCATAACCACATGATATaattgaaggaaaaatgaagaaagtttCGACTGGAAGAACTAGTAGAACTTTCTTGTCTTATGGCAAGGAGTAACAGTCTAGACAGCAAACAACAAAGcttgaggaggaagagaggatgTGAAGAAAGCACTGCTTATCCAAGACAGAATCAGGGGCATTATCggagcttttctttcccagtcaTTGCCTCCTCTTTCAtcttatttgttatttttggttAATGGTGGTGAATGAAAAAGACTGAATGCCAGACCTTCTGCTTAAATTAAGAGGGAGCAGGATTGAAAATCCCAtgataattttcatattttcttatATGTCAAGACTGACAAAAGTCTCACTGGTCCAAGTGTAATCAGCTGTACTCAGGGCAGACCAAACCAGCAGAGAATCCAAGCCCTATTTGAAACATATCTCACAGGCAATTTGTGAAGTGTAcacatctgttttcctttagtttAATTAGTAATTCCTGGTTTAATCTATATTGCTTTAATAGAAAGAGGAAGAATTCATTGGCAAGTGTCCTTGAAACTGTGAAACAGAATTGCTGAGATACTGCAGAAGTGTTCAGAGAACAAGTAAACAATCCATGTACTTCTGCTTGCAAGTTGGGTAGTCCAGACAAAAACCagttaaaagggaaaatggtgTCAGTCTCAAAATCTTcaaatccagaaaaacaaataaattttagtttgaaaaaaGTGTGGATGCAGCTTGAATGGTGTTTCCCTAATGGGTGCTGACCTAGAGCTGCAGATGCTCCCCATCCAGAACAGCTGGGAAACTGGAAACAAGAGTTCACTTGAAAACACATGCCCACTACCAGAAGTTAATGGcactttctttatttctgttattaagTGGTAGCCATTCAATGCAAGTGGTCTCACAAGGAAACCCTTCAGAATTACTGATGCATTGACTGCCAACAGGACAGTATG is part of the Chiroxiphia lanceolata isolate bChiLan1 chromosome 1, bChiLan1.pri, whole genome shotgun sequence genome and encodes:
- the LOC116794792 gene encoding transthyretin-like translates to MAFSSVFLVFLAGLTFCSEASSPDSPDSKHPLYIRVLDSLRGTPAPNVPVKLYKEAADGSWELLNSKQTNDKGGLPELTTKEQFGAGIYKVELDTTSYWKNMGLNAFHHHVDVVFTANDAGYRHYSVVFVLSPFSSSTTAVVSEPVE
- the LOC116794784 gene encoding transthyretin — its product is MAFQSVLFVFLAGLVFFSEAAPLVSHGSVDSKCPLMVKVLDAVRGSPASNVAVKVFKQAEDGSWQDFATGKTTEYGEIHELTTEEQFVEGIYMVKFDTSSYWKGLGLSPFHEYADVVFTANDSGHRHYTIAALLSPFSYSTTAVVTDPQE